From a single Miscanthus floridulus cultivar M001 chromosome 8, ASM1932011v1, whole genome shotgun sequence genomic region:
- the LOC136470803 gene encoding uncharacterized protein isoform X2 translates to METISSCPICNIQVLTVELEWHANSHFDDDQLQRDMELAHQMAIAESSTGTMNDPKRYSGSFTSDSNTLGASSSHSGYSRHYSEILDEQISCLIRAQIRSKVQEVEGGIMSLLRGCLESEAGSLTSMISGYIEHHQSLSSEDKGWGCGWRNIQMLSSHLLKQRPEARVVLFGGSGFVPDIPSLQRWLEIAWDKKFDTIGSSHFHNKVYGAKKWIGTTECATLFRSFGLRARIVDFDSTESSDLQSKNGRRAASQVQGPMDKFLIKNNSPKSSSELCQEDAQSMRGGQVLVDWVCNYFASERSDRFATQRVTVSNKTPLYFQHQGHSRTIVGIQKKMGHCGSQEQYTLLILDPGHRTADLERSLRSKKGWQRLVKRGVDTLREPQYQLCYVDPGIASLEEMEQLKDINNDSILVRF, encoded by the exons ATGGAGACGATCTCATCCTGTCCCATCTGCAATATACAAGTTCTCACGGTTGAGCTGGAATG GCATGCCAATAGCCACTTTGATGATGATCAACTCCAAAGGGACATGGAATTAGCACATCAGATGGCAATTGCTGAATCAAGTACAGGTACCATG AATGACCCAAAACGTTATAGTGGATCATTCACCAGTGACTCCAATACTCTAGGGGCCTCATCGAGTCATAGTGGATACTCACGCCATTACAGCGAGATATTGGATGAACAAATCTCTTGTTTGATCAGAGCACAAATTCGAAGCAAAGTTCAAGAAGTGGAAGGCGGTATTATGAGCTTGTTGAGGGGCTGCTTGGAGTCAGAAGCTGGTTCCTTGACGAGTATGATATCAGGCTATATTGAGCATCATCAGAGTCTTTCATCAGAAGATAAGGGATGGGGATGTGGATGGAGAAATATTCAGATGCTGAGCTCTCATCTATTGAAGCAAAGACCAGAAGCTAGAGTAGTATTATTTGGTGGTTCTGGATTTGTTCCTGACATCCCTTCACTCCAGAGGTGGCTTGAGATTGCTTGGGATAAAAAGTTTGATACGATTGGCTCCAGCCACTTTCATAACAAAGTTTATGGTGCCAAGAAATGGATAGGGACTACAGAATGTGCTACCCTCTTCCGCTCGTTTGGCCTCCGCGCAAGGATTGTAGATTTTGATAGCACAGAATCATCTGACCTCCAAAGTAAGAACGGAAGGCGTGCAGCGAGTCAAGTACAAGGACCTATGGACAAGTTCTTAATAAAGAATAACTCTCCAAAATCATCGTCTGAACTTTGTCAAGAGGATGCTCAAAGTATGAGAGGAGGACAGGTCCTTGTTGACTGGGTTTGTAACTACTTTGCAAGTGAGCGTTCTGATAGATTTGCCACACAGCGTGTCACTGTCAGCAATAAAAC GCCACTGTATTTTCAACATCAAGGTCATTCAAGGACAATAGTTGGGATTCAAAAGAaaatgggtcattgtggatctcAAGAACAATACACCCTTTTGATTTTAGATCCTGGCCAT AGAACTGCAGATCTAGAAAGGTCTCTAAGAAGCAAAAAGGGATGGCAGCGTCTGGTGAAGAGAGGTGTCGACACGCTCAGGGAGCCACAATATCAG TTGTGTTATGTGGATCCTGGAATTGCTAGTTTAGAAGAGATGGAGCAACTGAAGGATATTAATAATGATAGTATACTAGTCAGGTTTTAG
- the LOC136470803 gene encoding uncharacterized protein isoform X1: METISSCPICNIQVLTVELEWHANSHFDDDQLQRDMELAHQMAIAESSTGTMNDPKRYSGSFTSDSNTLGASSSHSGYSRHYSEILDEQISCLIRAQIRSKVQEVEGGIMSLLRGCLESEAGSLTSMISGYIEHHQSLSSEDKGWGCGWRNIQMLSSHLLKQRPEARVVLFGGSGFVPDIPSLQRWLEIAWDKKFDTIGSSHFHNKVYGAKKWIGTTECATLFRSFGLRARIVDFDSTESSDLQSKNGRRAASQVQGPMDKFLIKNNSPKSSSELCQEDAQSMRGGQVLVDWVCNYFASERSDRFATQRVTVSNKTPLYFQHQGHSRTIVGIQKKMGHCGSQEQYTLLILDPGHRTADLERSLRSKKGWQRLVKRGVDTLREPQYQKTGHYQSVATLHATVHAQVVTVRSTSTLDQPTSYSSGEGFIFIVSLVIVKECSVIINPI; encoded by the exons ATGGAGACGATCTCATCCTGTCCCATCTGCAATATACAAGTTCTCACGGTTGAGCTGGAATG GCATGCCAATAGCCACTTTGATGATGATCAACTCCAAAGGGACATGGAATTAGCACATCAGATGGCAATTGCTGAATCAAGTACAGGTACCATG AATGACCCAAAACGTTATAGTGGATCATTCACCAGTGACTCCAATACTCTAGGGGCCTCATCGAGTCATAGTGGATACTCACGCCATTACAGCGAGATATTGGATGAACAAATCTCTTGTTTGATCAGAGCACAAATTCGAAGCAAAGTTCAAGAAGTGGAAGGCGGTATTATGAGCTTGTTGAGGGGCTGCTTGGAGTCAGAAGCTGGTTCCTTGACGAGTATGATATCAGGCTATATTGAGCATCATCAGAGTCTTTCATCAGAAGATAAGGGATGGGGATGTGGATGGAGAAATATTCAGATGCTGAGCTCTCATCTATTGAAGCAAAGACCAGAAGCTAGAGTAGTATTATTTGGTGGTTCTGGATTTGTTCCTGACATCCCTTCACTCCAGAGGTGGCTTGAGATTGCTTGGGATAAAAAGTTTGATACGATTGGCTCCAGCCACTTTCATAACAAAGTTTATGGTGCCAAGAAATGGATAGGGACTACAGAATGTGCTACCCTCTTCCGCTCGTTTGGCCTCCGCGCAAGGATTGTAGATTTTGATAGCACAGAATCATCTGACCTCCAAAGTAAGAACGGAAGGCGTGCAGCGAGTCAAGTACAAGGACCTATGGACAAGTTCTTAATAAAGAATAACTCTCCAAAATCATCGTCTGAACTTTGTCAAGAGGATGCTCAAAGTATGAGAGGAGGACAGGTCCTTGTTGACTGGGTTTGTAACTACTTTGCAAGTGAGCGTTCTGATAGATTTGCCACACAGCGTGTCACTGTCAGCAATAAAAC GCCACTGTATTTTCAACATCAAGGTCATTCAAGGACAATAGTTGGGATTCAAAAGAaaatgggtcattgtggatctcAAGAACAATACACCCTTTTGATTTTAGATCCTGGCCAT AGAACTGCAGATCTAGAAAGGTCTCTAAGAAGCAAAAAGGGATGGCAGCGTCTGGTGAAGAGAGGTGTCGACACGCTCAGGGAGCCACAATATCAG AAAACAGGTCATTATCAATCTGTTGCCACCCTCCACGCCACGGTCCACGCCCAAGTGGTCACCGTACGTTCAACCTCTACATTGGATCAACCAACGTCCTACTCAAGTGGGGAGGGCTTCATCTTCATCGTTTCGTTGGTGATAGTTAAAGAGTGTAGTGTCATTATCAATCCCATCTAA